One window from the genome of Anopheles merus strain MAF chromosome 3R, AmerM5.1, whole genome shotgun sequence encodes:
- the LOC121596799 gene encoding nuclear transcription factor Y subunit beta isoform X5 — translation MQDDMDGTHSEDSSCEQLLKAGTPLREQDRFLPIANITKIMKKSVPNNGKIAKEARECIQECVSEFISFITSEASDRCHMEKRKTINGEDILCAMYALGFDNYIEPLKLYLSKYKENIMSERQASEERGEPVQTGESSRQGNVIGNAEIIYQSEDGTLYFKNEPYEQM, via the exons ATGCAGGACGATATGG ACGGTACCCATTCGGAAGACTCTAGCTGCGAGCAGCTGCTAAAAGCAGGAACGCCACTCCGGGAGCAGGACCGGTTCCTCCCGATTGCCAACATaacgaaaataatgaaaaagtcTGTACCGAACAATGGCAAAATTGCGAAAGAAGCGCGTGAATGCATTCAGGAGTGCGTGTCCGAGTTTATCTCCTTCATCACATCCGAGGCGAGCGATCGGTGCCACATGGAGAAGCGCAAAACCATCAACGGAGAGGACATTCTGTGTGCCATGTATGCGCTAGGTTTCGACAACTACATCGAACCGCTCAAGCTCTACCTGAGCAAGTACAAGGAA AACATAATGTCGGAGCGTCAAGCATCGGAGGAGCGCGGTGAGCCAGTGCAGACGGGAGAATCGAGCCGACAGGGAAATG TTATTGGCAATGCCGAGATCATTTACCAGTCGGAGGACGGCACGCTGTACTTCAAGAACGAACCGTACGAGCAGATGTGA
- the LOC121596797 gene encoding methionine aminopeptidase 2B, which yields MASVETKPKKAEQVEENVDDKEDVDEEVVDENVPAGKKKKKRSRKPKKPAADEDSDDEALREALAERQAEDKKKVAAAEKAAKEQAKKNQKAAQAATVTAPSATADAEEEEEGDEEGDDATGADGKKKRKKRNKKKGAAANTLVAPTVPIAEQFSDGKFPEGQIMQYPDSTTAKDRFTSEEKRALDRMHQDIYSELRQAAEAHRQTRQYMQKWIKPGMTMIEICEELENTARRLIGENGLEAGLAFPTGCSRNHCAAHYTPNAGDPTVLLYDDVTKIDFGTHIKGRIIDCAFTLSFNPKYDKLLEAVKEATETGIREAGIDVRLCDIGAAIQEVMESYEVELDGKTYQVKAIRNLNGHSISPYRIHAGKTVPIVKGGETTRMEENEFYAIETFGSTGRGLVHDDMDCSHYMKDFDAPKVPLRLQSSKSLLGLINRNFGTLAFCKRWLDRVGATKYQMALKDLCDKGIVEAYPPLCDVKGSYTAQYEHTIMLRPTCKEVVSRGDDY from the exons ATGGCGTCCGTcgaaacaaaaccgaaaaagGCTGAACAGGTGGAGGAAAATGTAGACGACAAGGAAGACGTCGACGAGGAGGTGGTGGACGAGAATGTGCCCGctggcaagaagaagaaaaagcggTCCAGGAAACCGAAGAAGCCTG CTGCGGATGAAGATTCCGACGATGAAGCACTGCGGGAAGCGTTAGCGGAACGGCAAGCCGAGGACAAGAAGAAGGTGGCAGCGGCCGAGAAGGCCGCCAAGGAGCAGGCGAAAAAGAATCAAAAGGCAGCACAAGCCGCCACAGTCACCGCTCCTTCCGCCACGGCCGACgcggaagaggaagaggagggcGATGAGGAGGGCGACGACGCGACCGGTGCAGATGGCAAGAAGAAGCGAAAGAAGCGCAACAAGAAGAAGGGCGCCGCCGCCAACACACTGGTCGCACCGACCGTACCGATCGCGGAGCAGTTCTCCGACGGTAAGTTCCCGGAGGGACAGATTATGCAGTACCCTGATTCCACCACGGCGAAGGACCGGTTTACGAGCGAGGAGAAGCGTGCGCTCGACCGGATGCATCAGGACATTTACAGCGAGCTGCGCCAAGCGGCCGAAGCCCACCGACAGACGCGCCAGTACATGCAGAAGTGGATCAAGCCGGGCATGACGATGATCGAGATCTGCGAGGAGCTGGAAAACACGGCCCGCCGCTTGATCGGGGAGAATGGGCTGGAGGCGGGACTGGCCTTCCCGACCGGCTGCTCGCGCAATCACTGCGCCGCGCACTACACGCCGAACGCGGGCGACCCGACCGTGCTGCTGTACGACGACGTCACGAAGATCGACTTCGGCACGCACATCAAGGGGCGCATCATCGACTGTGCGTTCACGCTGTCCTTCAACCCGAAGTACGACAAGCTGCTCGAGGCGGTGAAGGAAGCGACCGAGACGGGCATCCGGGAGGCGGGCATCGACGTGAGGCTGTGCGACATCGGGGCCGCCATCCAGGAGGTGATGGAGTCGTACGAGGTCGAGCTGGACGGCAAGACGTACCAGGTGAAGGCGATCCGCAACCTGAACGGCCACTCGATCAGCCCGTACCGGATCCACGCCGGCAAGACGGTGCCGATCGTGAAGGGCGGTGAGACGACGCGCATGGAGGAGAACGAATTCTACGCGATCGAAACGTTCGGCTCGACCGGGCGCGGCCTGGTGCACGACGATATGGACTGCTCGCACTACATGAAGGATTTCGACGCGCCCAAGGTGCCGCTGCGGCTGCAGTCGTCCAAGAGTCTGCTCGGGCTGATCAATCGCAACTTCGGCACGCTGGCGTTCTGCAAGCGCTGGCTGGACCGGGTCGGCGCCACCAAGTACCAGATGGCGCTGAAGGACCTGTGCGACAAGGGCATCGTGGAGGCGTACCCGCCGCTGTGCGACGTGAAGGGAAGCTACACGGCCCAGTACGAGCATACGATTATGCTGCGGCCCACCTGCAAGGAGGTCGTGTCCCGCGGCGACGATTACTGA
- the LOC121596799 gene encoding nuclear transcription factor Y subunit B-1 isoform X1, producing the protein MQDDMDGTHSEDSSCEQLLKAGTPLREQDRFLPIANITKIMKKSVPNNGKIAKEARECIQECVSEFISFITSEASDRCHMEKRKTINGEDILCAMYALGFDNYIEPLKLYLSKYKEQNIMSERQASEERGEPVQTGESSRQGNDSVTAQVLPTVIGNAEIIYQSEDGTLYFKNEPYEQM; encoded by the exons ATGCAGGACGATATGG ACGGTACCCATTCGGAAGACTCTAGCTGCGAGCAGCTGCTAAAAGCAGGAACGCCACTCCGGGAGCAGGACCGGTTCCTCCCGATTGCCAACATaacgaaaataatgaaaaagtcTGTACCGAACAATGGCAAAATTGCGAAAGAAGCGCGTGAATGCATTCAGGAGTGCGTGTCCGAGTTTATCTCCTTCATCACATCCGAGGCGAGCGATCGGTGCCACATGGAGAAGCGCAAAACCATCAACGGAGAGGACATTCTGTGTGCCATGTATGCGCTAGGTTTCGACAACTACATCGAACCGCTCAAGCTCTACCTGAGCAAGTACAAGGAA CAGAACATAATGTCGGAGCGTCAAGCATCGGAGGAGCGCGGTGAGCCAGTGCAGACGGGAGAATCGAGCCGACAGGGAAATG ATTCTGTAACCGCTCAAGTCCTTCCCACAGTTATTGGCAATGCCGAGATCATTTACCAGTCGGAGGACGGCACGCTGTACTTCAAGAACGAACCGTACGAGCAGATGTGA
- the LOC121596799 gene encoding nuclear transcription factor Y subunit B-1 isoform X2, producing the protein MQDDMDGTHSEDSSCEQLLKAGTPLREQDRFLPIANITKIMKKSVPNNGKIAKEARECIQECVSEFISFITSEASDRCHMEKRKTINGEDILCAMYALGFDNYIEPLKLYLSKYKENIMSERQASEERGEPVQTGESSRQGNDSVTAQVLPTVIGNAEIIYQSEDGTLYFKNEPYEQM; encoded by the exons ATGCAGGACGATATGG ACGGTACCCATTCGGAAGACTCTAGCTGCGAGCAGCTGCTAAAAGCAGGAACGCCACTCCGGGAGCAGGACCGGTTCCTCCCGATTGCCAACATaacgaaaataatgaaaaagtcTGTACCGAACAATGGCAAAATTGCGAAAGAAGCGCGTGAATGCATTCAGGAGTGCGTGTCCGAGTTTATCTCCTTCATCACATCCGAGGCGAGCGATCGGTGCCACATGGAGAAGCGCAAAACCATCAACGGAGAGGACATTCTGTGTGCCATGTATGCGCTAGGTTTCGACAACTACATCGAACCGCTCAAGCTCTACCTGAGCAAGTACAAGGAA AACATAATGTCGGAGCGTCAAGCATCGGAGGAGCGCGGTGAGCCAGTGCAGACGGGAGAATCGAGCCGACAGGGAAATG ATTCTGTAACCGCTCAAGTCCTTCCCACAGTTATTGGCAATGCCGAGATCATTTACCAGTCGGAGGACGGCACGCTGTACTTCAAGAACGAACCGTACGAGCAGATGTGA
- the LOC121596799 gene encoding nuclear transcription factor Y subunit B-1 isoform X4 encodes MQDDMDGTHSEDSSCEQLLKAGTPLREQDRFLPIANITKIMKKSVPNNGKIAKEARECIQECVSEFISFITSEASDRCHMEKRKTINGEDILCAMYALGFDNYIEPLKLYLSKYKEQNIMSERQASEERGEPVQTGESSRQGNVIGNAEIIYQSEDGTLYFKNEPYEQM; translated from the exons ATGCAGGACGATATGG ACGGTACCCATTCGGAAGACTCTAGCTGCGAGCAGCTGCTAAAAGCAGGAACGCCACTCCGGGAGCAGGACCGGTTCCTCCCGATTGCCAACATaacgaaaataatgaaaaagtcTGTACCGAACAATGGCAAAATTGCGAAAGAAGCGCGTGAATGCATTCAGGAGTGCGTGTCCGAGTTTATCTCCTTCATCACATCCGAGGCGAGCGATCGGTGCCACATGGAGAAGCGCAAAACCATCAACGGAGAGGACATTCTGTGTGCCATGTATGCGCTAGGTTTCGACAACTACATCGAACCGCTCAAGCTCTACCTGAGCAAGTACAAGGAA CAGAACATAATGTCGGAGCGTCAAGCATCGGAGGAGCGCGGTGAGCCAGTGCAGACGGGAGAATCGAGCCGACAGGGAAATG TTATTGGCAATGCCGAGATCATTTACCAGTCGGAGGACGGCACGCTGTACTTCAAGAACGAACCGTACGAGCAGATGTGA
- the LOC121596799 gene encoding nuclear transcription factor Y subunit B-1 isoform X3, which produces MQDDMDGTHSEDSSCEQLLKAGTPLREQDRFLPIANITKIMKKSVPNNGKIAKEARECIQECVSEFISFITSEASDRCHMEKRKTINGEDILCAMYALGFDNYIEPLKLYLSKYKEQNIMSERQASEERGEPVQTGESSRQGNVLPTVIGNAEIIYQSEDGTLYFKNEPYEQM; this is translated from the exons ATGCAGGACGATATGG ACGGTACCCATTCGGAAGACTCTAGCTGCGAGCAGCTGCTAAAAGCAGGAACGCCACTCCGGGAGCAGGACCGGTTCCTCCCGATTGCCAACATaacgaaaataatgaaaaagtcTGTACCGAACAATGGCAAAATTGCGAAAGAAGCGCGTGAATGCATTCAGGAGTGCGTGTCCGAGTTTATCTCCTTCATCACATCCGAGGCGAGCGATCGGTGCCACATGGAGAAGCGCAAAACCATCAACGGAGAGGACATTCTGTGTGCCATGTATGCGCTAGGTTTCGACAACTACATCGAACCGCTCAAGCTCTACCTGAGCAAGTACAAGGAA CAGAACATAATGTCGGAGCGTCAAGCATCGGAGGAGCGCGGTGAGCCAGTGCAGACGGGAGAATCGAGCCGACAGGGAAATG TCCTTCCCACAGTTATTGGCAATGCCGAGATCATTTACCAGTCGGAGGACGGCACGCTGTACTTCAAGAACGAACCGTACGAGCAGATGTGA
- the LOC121596798 gene encoding uncharacterized protein LOC121596798 has product MKRYKEPLRPAAKRAKETNKIAPKLWKREEVLVLLDVYESALLQLINGTIETEDDLWITVSENLYDQGIDASAVHCQSKWNLLQKTYLANPDIKGAFFVKVKQILDTAASVEERTVESLEDEMKEEIREEEAENTCKEERLEDEIVAEEIVMEFPHTEEHTTNSFTTERVAELLAGESEAGLRPLIERLCGKIDTLTEMQHRQEARLREVYQMQRTNENHLLKIKKHLNIA; this is encoded by the exons ATGAAGAGATATAAG GAACCACTCAGACCTGCGGCAAAAAGAGccaaagaaacaaataaaatcgcGCCAAAACTGTGGAAGCGTGAGGAGGTGCTTGTTCTTCTCGATGTCTACGAATCAGCACTGCTGCAATTGATCAATGGTACGATAGAAACCGAAGATGATTTGTGGATTACGGTGTCGGAAAACCTGTACGATCAGGGCATAGACGCATCTGCAGTTCATTGTCAAAGCAAATGGAATCTGCTGCAAAAAACGTACTTGGCTAACCCCGACATTAAAGGTGCTTTTTTCGTGAAAGTCAAACAAATACTGGATACAGCAGCCAGTGTAGAGGAACGTACCGTAGAATCGTTGGAAGATGAAATGAAGGAAGAAATACGTGAAGAAGAGGCTGAGAACACATGCAAGGAAGAACGGCTTGAAGATGAGATAGTAGCGGAAGAGATCGTCATGGAATTTCCACACACCGAGGAACATACTACGAATTCTTTCACCACCGAACGAGTCGCGGAATTACTTGCTGGCGAATCAGAAGCTGGCTTGCGGCCGTTGATCGAGCGATTGTGTGGCAAAATAGATACACTTACCGAGATGCAGCACCGGCAAGAGGCACGACTGCGGGAGGTTTATCAAATGCAGCGCACTAATGAAAAtcatttattgaaaattaagaAACATCTTAATATAGCTTAA